Sequence from the Megalops cyprinoides isolate fMegCyp1 chromosome 4, fMegCyp1.pri, whole genome shotgun sequence genome:
TTTATAGTTAGCTGACTTGCTAGATCCTGTTGAGTAAAATAGACGCAGGGAATGGTGAAAGTAGACAGCAGTTTCGGTCCGTCGAGGAAACAGATGTCTGGTTAGCTAACTAGATCAAAGCACACGGGTGGAAAAACGGAAGACGATAATGCGTCGTCAGGCCTATGTAAAGGATGCACGTGAGGGCATGCTACCGATAGCTTGCTGTCAAGTTACATTATTACTGGCAGCGGTTCACCTTCAGAATACATCCTTTTAGTTCATACGATGGGAAATGTCAATATTTATGTAGGGAATTCAAAGTTAGTTAGTTGGCTGTGAGTttcaagctagctagccaactatTTATACTATACACAAACTTGCCCCTTGGGTTGCAGTCATCCTCCATAGCTAGGTAACTGCCATTTGAGTCATTTATGAGACCTTTTCCAGGGAGACGTGCACAGTGAACATTTTAAGACAGATAAACAACagttacaaatgcataaatgctaAAGTAGCCATAACACCATTTAAACGGCGTCATTATGTAAAATAGCGGTACAATCATCGAGAGTCACAGTAAACTAACCAAGGAACTAAAGCCATAAACCACATGCACAACGGCTACGTTGCAAAGCAACGTGGTACCACATTACACCAGTTTAATAGCTGAGTGCTAAAGAGAGAGTGCTTAACAGAAtctaatgataaaaatacactAGCAGCAGTCACAATaattctgaaatctgaaaaacatcaaatatgTCATGTAATGCCAAGACAACAGAAATAGTACTTGTAAATTTGCAAAGGCAAGCTATGTTTTAGGCAAAGAGCAGAACAGTGACCCACCCATCTCAATATTAATCTGGAATGTACAGAGAGCCATAAGTGGGTGTAGACACTCTTGTGTACAGCAATGGTTTACAAACAGGGGACTTTGAGAGGATTTGAGGGAGGTCAGGAAAGACATATGAACAACACaacctagctagccagctacaagTGAACCATAGTCATCGACAGTAATTAATATAGACACTGTGCTGGCTAATATCCATTCTTGAATATATGGAAAGCCATTGAAAAAGGTTGGgtgaaaaataatatatgtgCTCATTGAGTGGATCCTTTGAAAGTTTGAGGCCCTGTGCTCTGCTCACTCTGCACCACATTTACTTACCGCAAGTTCGGAATAGTAAGCCAGTATTCCGGTTCATCTCATGATGTATTTACCATAATGCGGGAGGGATGGAATGAGCTAGAGGAGGAATTTGATGTTTCATCgaaaataaaaattgtatgGAGAGTCATGTCCAGCTACAACATGGctcaaatatttattcagagGCTAATCAGTACAAACAGTAGTATTTGTAGAAAGTGTGATCACCTTTTGGCAGTGGAATTCactgtgtgcattcattttttccacacgTTTCAGAATGCCAAAATCAAAGGAAGTTTTATCGTCCACTTCTGGCAGTGACTCCGACAGTGAAGTGGAGACAAAGGTTTGTTCATTGGCTGTCCTTGGATTACACCTAACCTTGGGGCAAAGATTACACTACGACTACATGTCATTttagcagagacacagtctgcCTTGTGCCTTGTACAGAGTTGAAAATTATACCCTCATCCTAGTTTATCTCACCAAGTTAAAATGGCAGCAGCTTTCAAGACAGAATAGcctgtatcttttttttcctctttctttcttccttgtATACCTCTCCACAACACTGCCAGATATATTTAGATCTCAGTATGGTggcaaaatgtgtgtttcacaTTTTCTAACAAATTTTAACAGTATTAACTTTTTCAACTCATATTTAGCTCAGTTTTCACATGCTTATTAGGAATGTACAGTGATGGgcataaaatacacataaaataattttctttgaCTCTAGTCCAAGGCTAGTGGGCCACCAAAGTGAGGCCACCAGACCCATTTTTGTGTCAGTAGTTTGTCACAGCGTGCCCTAATTTGGCATAATCAGTGCTTCTAGTATCAAAAGATGCATGAAATGTTCTATATTGGCCTGTCCGGTATTGCCACCACCAAGAGATGAGGGATCCTGACCGACCTTCCCACTTCTCTTCCAGCAGAACGAAGTCAGCTTGGCCTGCTCTTGTGGGCGTCCGttcattgtcagcagatgacaggTTTCAACCCAGTGTGTAGGATTTAGCCATGCTTGAGACAAGCGCCTTCAACGCCTGAGCCAGTTGGAAGCCCATTCattgcatttaatattttaacactCAACAGCTGTAGGGCAAATAAACTATAACTTGCTACTCTGAATGATGTAAGTTAGGgatattataataatttaacattaaacagTGATGAGTGGATTTCTAAAGATGGTGTCATTAAAAAGGTTGTGATGTCAAGCAACATGACAGTAACCAAGTTCGTCTGTGTGtctcagatgtttttgtttttattttttgtttctgtcattgtgattttacattaaaacatagCAGGCTGCCAATATTGCCCTAATTTGGGCAGACATGTAGACGTGCACTGTAGTTGTCATTCGACATATGGACATTTTGCTGGTCATTAACTGTTTAAGATTTTTTCCGCAGGCTAAGAGAAAGAAGCCTACTACACCAGAGAAGCCTGCAAAGAAACAGAAGAGTGGAGAGAGTTCCAGGGCAGGTGGGTCTTCCAGGGGTGGTGACAAAGACGACAATATGTTCCAGGTAAGAGTCATTTGCTTCTGCACACAAACCCTGTTGTGATCTCAGATTTTATTGTGGCTTTTTCCTGTAACTGGATCAGTTATTTTAATGATAGCAGAATGAGGCATCATGAACACCACAGTGGATGGAGCTATCATTTATAgacagtgactcactgatttgaaccattcatattgtttttccaattagagtagcttttttttgcttggtCCACAGGAGTGATTGTCAGCACATGGTAGTTCCACCCACTGTGGGTTTCATGAAGCCTTTGTCTACCATTAGTTGCTTAGAGTAGCCTAGTGCAAATGTGGATGTCATTTGAAATCCAAAACATCCTTCATCTTTCATCTGTAGGCACTTATGATACATTACTCCTGTTTCTATAGAAAGGAAACCACCTTTGTTTTCATAGCAATGTTTTCATAATAAcatttttgcctgtgttgtaTTGTCTCAGGATATCAGTATGTAAATTTAAGGTTGGCTAACAATTAGGAATTAGAAttggaattcattttaatacattcattttaatacattcattacatACAAGTAACTTTGCCAGATATTTATACTTAGATTTTAGAAACATAATGAACATATTGATATGGCTGTGTTGGTCTGAATCTTTTTTTAGAGGCATCATATGCATTTTAAGTGTATATTACAGACTACAACATTAAAACCTGTATTAACAATAAACTTGTATGGGTGTATGTTGTCTTGTTCttgtatgtctgtgtaaaaGATTGGGAAGATGAGGTATGTCAGTGTCAGGGACTTCAAGGGCAAAGTTCTGATTGACATCCGTGAATACTGGATGGACCAAGAAGGTGAAATGAAGCCAGGCAGGAAAGGTAAACTACCTGCAAATACTTAAATTGTATTCCGCATTCAAATTGTTGTGATCCTGATCAATGGTGTGGTGGTTATTAAATTAAGTGCGGAAAAATATAGAAGCTTTGTTTGTCATGACGTTCCCTAGTTATTTGCTTACAATATGAGTggctgaaattaataataaagaaaaacattgttaatttacattaatcttcatttcaaatcatCATAGGCATTTCCTTGAACCCGGAGCAGTGGAACCAGCTGAAGGAGCAGATTTCTGATATCGACGATGCTGTGAGGAGAATATAAGTCCTTGGTTAGAGTTGAGCAGTTGAgcttgctttgtgttttgttttttttttgtttttagattttaCCACCTCCTTTTACACTGGcgtaaaaatgttttctaaaggactgatgtttttgttttcaaccACATGTATCTGCAGCTCAGCTGAGTAGCAATCTTtttctgcatgtgctgtgtAGTGAGTTCTGTGCAACATTAGTGGTGCGTCATGTCATTTCTGGACTGTTcaaggaaggggggaggggggttgttgGAGAAGTGGGCAGAGATGGGAAAGAGGCACAGTTATTAATGTTCAATAAAGGCCATAAATCGGCTCAACTTGAATAATTCACCTTTTGTAATTTGTCTTTGTTCACGTTGTCTTTCCTTAACTTCCTGATCTGTTTTGTTTACTCCATTTGGAGATGTGAATTTGTGATTTTATTCATTAGTGTCACAGCAACCGTAGGGGCCTCCCAGGAAATTCTAAGAATGGTGGTGTGGTGGCCCAAAATGCAGTGGCTCTAGAAAGTCTACATCACAttattcagcagatgctcttacccagagcgacttacataggttacagttctttacaatgtcatccctttatatagct
This genomic interval carries:
- the sub1b gene encoding SUB1 regulator of transcription b, which translates into the protein MPKSKEVLSSTSGSDSDSEVETKAKRKKPTTPEKPAKKQKSGESSRAGGSSRGGDKDDNMFQIGKMRYVSVRDFKGKVLIDIREYWMDQEGEMKPGRKGISLNPEQWNQLKEQISDIDDAVRRI